In the Marinobacter sp. Arc7-DN-1 genome, CCGTTACCGGGACGTTCCCCCATACGCCGAAACGAAGGCCTATGTCGAGAGGGTTGGCATCCTCCACGAGCGCTACGCTGCCCGATAGGCCCTTTGGAGGTCAGAAACCAATGAACTTCAAACGTCTGGAATCCTTTATCTGGGTGGCCACACTCGGGAGCTTTCGCAAGGCCGCCGAACGTCAGTACACAACCCAGCCTGCCATTTCCAACCGCATCGCCGCACTCGAGGAAGAGCTGGGCGTCAAGCTGTTCGAGCGGGAGTCAGGCCATACACAGTTGACCAGCAAGGGGCAGGAATTGCTGCCCTACGCCGAAAAAATTGTTTTCATGGCCCAGCAGCTGCGTAAACGGGCCGACCGGGTTGCCCTGCTGTCCGGCATTCTTCGGCTGGGCGTCTCGGAAACCATTGTCCATTCGTGGCTGCCCCGTTTCTTTCGGGAGTTGAACGAGACAGTACCCAACCTTGATGTTGAGATAACCGTGGATGTTACCGGGAATCTTCGCACCGGTTTGCTGGACCGGAGTCTGGATCTGGCCTTCCTGATGGGCCCGGTCTCCGAACCGAAGATCGAAAACCGCGAGCTCTGCAGCTTTCCACTGGTATGGGTGGCCAGCCCGGAGCTGAACCTGCCCGACAGTCGCCTGGATCTCAAGGAACTGGCGCAATGGCCCATCATCACCTACGCCAGAAATACCAGACCATTTGCCGAGATCAGCCAGAAGTTCAGTGAACTCGACGAACTGCCCGCCCGGTTCTATTCGTCCAGTTCCCTCGCCGCCTGCCGGCAATTAACCCTGGATGGCATCGGCATTTCCACGCTCCCCCTGAGCGTGATCGAGCACGAACTGGACAACGGCAGACTGGTTCAACTCCAGACATCATGGACGCCATCGGAACTTGCCTTTACCGCCTCTTACCCAGGCGTCCCCTTTAACCCGGTCGCGGAGCTGGCAGCCAACCTGGCTGTCAGGGTCTCCAGTGAGTATGCACAAGCGCCTCATCACGAAATGTTATCGTCAGGTCTAAAAAACGATAATTAGACATTTTCACGGCTCGGTATACCCTGAAAATTAGTTGCAGATAACAATTTCAATCAGGGGTTACCGACATGCACACAAGTGCGTATTCCGATTTCAAGGCCAGCCTGCTTGAGCAGGCCTCAGAACTGCGGGCACGCATTCGCTCGGGTACGCACACCGCCACCACAAGCGGAGTCGCGAACAGCCTGCTTCAGGGCAACGTGGTCATCCTGCCCTCCGAGTGGGCGGGAGAATTTCTTCTATACTGTCAGAATAACCCGGTTGCCTGCCCGCTGATCGGCGTTTCCCGGCCCGGCGACCCGAACCTGCCTGACCTGGGCCAGGACCTGGATATCCGCACCGATGTACCCGAGTACCAGGTCTTCAGGAATGGCGAGCGCAGTGAAAAAGTCAGTGACATTAAAAGCCTGTGGCAGGACGATTTCGTTACCTTTGTTCTTGGCTGTTCGTTTTCCTTCGAAGACGCCCTGAGCCGGGCAGGCCTCTCGGTGAGAAACGTCGAACAGGGCCTGAATGTTTCCATGTTCCGCTCAAACATTACCACCCGACCCTCAGGCCGATTCCACGGCAACATGGTGGTTTCAATGCGCCCTTTCGCCAGTGCCGATGCCATCCGGGCGATCCAGGTGACGACACGCCTTCCCAAGGCCCATGGAGCACCCGTACACATTGGCGATCCGGAACTGATTGGAATTCAGGACATCAACAAACCCGATTTCGGAGATCCGGTAACCATCCGGCCGGGCGAGCTTCCGCTGTTCTGGGCCTGCGGAGTTACCCCCCAGCTGGCTCTGGAACATGCCCGCCTGCCGATCGCAATAACCCACGTACCGGGAAAAATGCTGCTGACAGAGCGGCTGAATGAAGAGCTGGCGGTACTCTGAGCCACCAGACCCTTTGAAGGTGACAACAACAAAAGCACAGGAGATTCGTTATGTTTAAACAACTCGCTACAGCCACCCTGGTTACCGGGGCGCTGTTCACCTCATCCGTCCAGGCCGACCAGTGGCACATGCCGACGCCCTATGGCGACGCCAACCTGCCCACCCAGATCGCCTATGAGTTTGCCGAGGACATCAAAAACGGCACGGATGGCGACATCGACATCACAGTTCACTCTGGCGCGTCCCTGGTCAAGCACCCGGAAATCCCGAGAGCCGTCCGGACCGGTCAGGTGCAACTGGGAGAGATTTTCATCGGCATCATGGGTAACACTCATCCGGTCTTCAAGCACGATAACATTCCGTTCCTGGCAACAACCTTTGAAGACGCCGAAAAGCTTTGGGAAGCCGCAAAACCCGAGATTGAGAAACAGCTGGACAAGGAAGGCATGACGCTGCTGTACGCTGTCCCCTGGCCGGCCCAGAGCCTCTACACCCAGGCACCGGTAAACACGCTGGAAGATCTCAGGGGCCTGAAGATGCGCGCCTACAGCCCGTCGACTTCGCGCCTCGCGGACCTTATGAACACAACACCCACCACCGTACAGGTTCCCGAAATTCCGCAGGCGTTCAGCACCGGTATTATTGACGCGATGATCACCTCACCATCCACCGGCGCCAACGGCCAGGCGTGGGATTACCTCTCCCACTATACTGATATAAAGGCCTGGATTCCCAAGAACGTTGTTGTTGCCAATAAACGGGCGTTCCGCCGGCTGAGCGACGAGCAGCGGAAGGTTATCCTTGATGCTGCCGCCGCGGCCGAAGAGAAAGGCTGGAAAGGCGTTCGCAAAACCGCCGCCGAAGACACGGCAACCCTTGCAGAACATGGCATCATCGTCTCCGAACCGTCGGATGAACTGATGGCCGAGCTTCAGAAGATCGGGGACATCATGGTGAAGGAGTGGGAACAGGAAGCTCCGGAGGAAGTCGGCGCCATTCTGTCCCGCTATCGCTGAAGATTCATTCACAGGGAGCTTCCTGACGGCTCAGGGGCTCCCCTGAGAGGCATCGGTCATGAGCTCTCTTCGAGACAAGTTCTACCTGGCATCCGGCTACGCATCGGGCTTCTGTATCGCGCTGATCATGGTGGTGATCCTTGCCCAGATCGTTGGGCGCATATTCGGTTTCATCATTCCATCAGCAGAGAACGTGTCGGGTTACGCCCTCGCCGCCTCCACCTTTTTCGGCCTGGCCTACACCTTTCACGAAGGCGGACACATCAGGGTAACACTGGTCATTCAGAAGTGGAGCGGACGCCCGCGTTATATCCAGGAACTGTCAGTGCTGATTTTCGGCTTCGGACTCGCCAGTTACATGACGTTCTATAGCTGGCACATGGTCTGGGAATCCTACATCTTCGGGGAAGTCTCCCACGGCTATATCCCGATACCGCTCTGGATACCCCAGATTCCGGTCGGGCTGGGCATGCTGGCCCTGAACATCGCCATCCTCGACGACCTGATTGCCGTCATCCGGAAGCGCACACCGTCCTACCAGCAGCATGAAAACGAAATCAACCTGGAGGAAGTGTAATGGACGTTGCGTTTCTCTCCATTGTCCTGGCCGTCTCCATGATCCTGATGCTGGCGCTCGGGGTCTGGGTCGCACTGACCCTGGTCGCCATCGGCGTCCTGGGATTGCTTCTCTCCGGAAATGACCAGATTGGCCTGCTGTTTGCCACATCCAGCTGGGGCGCCAGCACTGGCTGGTCGCTGACCGCACTGCCGATGTTTATCTGGATGGGAGAGGTTCTGTTCCGGACGCGGCTGTCCGAGGACCTGTTCAAAGGTCTGGCGCCCTGGATGGGCGGCCTGCCGGGCAAGCTGCTGCATGTGAATATCCTAAGCTGCGGCATTTTCGCCGCCGTCTCAGGTTCTTCCGCAGCCACCGCGGCAACCATCGGCCGCATGACACTGCCGGAACTGAAAGCTCAGGGGTACAGCGACAAAATGGCGGTAGGCACCCTGGCTGGCTCGGGCACACTGGGGCTCCTGATCCCACCGTCCATCATTCTGATTGTCTATGGCGTTGCCGCGGAGGTGTCCATCGGCCGGCTGTTCGTCGCCGGCGCACTGCCCGGGCTC is a window encoding:
- a CDS encoding LysR family transcriptional regulator → MNFKRLESFIWVATLGSFRKAAERQYTTQPAISNRIAALEEELGVKLFERESGHTQLTSKGQELLPYAEKIVFMAQQLRKRADRVALLSGILRLGVSETIVHSWLPRFFRELNETVPNLDVEITVDVTGNLRTGLLDRSLDLAFLMGPVSEPKIENRELCSFPLVWVASPELNLPDSRLDLKELAQWPIITYARNTRPFAEISQKFSELDELPARFYSSSSLAACRQLTLDGIGISTLPLSVIEHELDNGRLVQLQTSWTPSELAFTASYPGVPFNPVAELAANLAVRVSSEYAQAPHHEMLSSGLKNDN
- a CDS encoding TRAP transporter substrate-binding protein, whose amino-acid sequence is MFKQLATATLVTGALFTSSVQADQWHMPTPYGDANLPTQIAYEFAEDIKNGTDGDIDITVHSGASLVKHPEIPRAVRTGQVQLGEIFIGIMGNTHPVFKHDNIPFLATTFEDAEKLWEAAKPEIEKQLDKEGMTLLYAVPWPAQSLYTQAPVNTLEDLRGLKMRAYSPSTSRLADLMNTTPTTVQVPEIPQAFSTGIIDAMITSPSTGANGQAWDYLSHYTDIKAWIPKNVVVANKRAFRRLSDEQRKVILDAAAAAEEKGWKGVRKTAAEDTATLAEHGIIVSEPSDELMAELQKIGDIMVKEWEQEAPEEVGAILSRYR
- a CDS encoding putative hydro-lyase; protein product: MHTSAYSDFKASLLEQASELRARIRSGTHTATTSGVANSLLQGNVVILPSEWAGEFLLYCQNNPVACPLIGVSRPGDPNLPDLGQDLDIRTDVPEYQVFRNGERSEKVSDIKSLWQDDFVTFVLGCSFSFEDALSRAGLSVRNVEQGLNVSMFRSNITTRPSGRFHGNMVVSMRPFASADAIRAIQVTTRLPKAHGAPVHIGDPELIGIQDINKPDFGDPVTIRPGELPLFWACGVTPQLALEHARLPIAITHVPGKMLLTERLNEELAVL
- a CDS encoding TRAP transporter small permease, with the translated sequence MSSLRDKFYLASGYASGFCIALIMVVILAQIVGRIFGFIIPSAENVSGYALAASTFFGLAYTFHEGGHIRVTLVIQKWSGRPRYIQELSVLIFGFGLASYMTFYSWHMVWESYIFGEVSHGYIPIPLWIPQIPVGLGMLALNIAILDDLIAVIRKRTPSYQQHENEINLEEV